The Ciconia boyciana chromosome 2, ASM3463844v1, whole genome shotgun sequence genome has a segment encoding these proteins:
- the LOC140648378 gene encoding guanine nucleotide-binding protein G(I)/G(S)/G(O) subunit gamma-11: MPAINIEDLSEKDKLKMEVEQLRKEVKLERQPVSKCSEEIKNYIEERSGEDPLVKGVPEDKNPFKEKGGCVIA, translated from the exons ATGCCAGCCATCAACATCGAGGACCTGAGCGAGAAGGacaaactgaaaatggaagTGGAGCAGCTCCGGAAAGAAGtgaagctggagaggcagcCG GTGTCCAAGTGCTCCGAAGAGATCAAGAACTACATCGAGGAGCGGTCGGGCGAGGACCCGCTGGTGAAGGGGGTTCCCGAGGACAAGAACCCCTTCAAGGAGAAGGGAGGCTGTGTCATCGCTTAG
- the TFPI2 gene encoding tissue factor pathway inhibitor 2 isoform X1, with product MAAGRRLPLPALLLPLACAALAPRTLTEKQRACLLPRDDGPCRALVPRWYYDRYTQSCQEFTYGGCHGNANNFLTLDDCEKSCWTIKKVPKLCRMEAVGGPCRSHLKRYAFNLSSMRCEEFIYGGCYGNGNNFRDLQSCVDHCLPEKTGPLLCYSPKDEGLCSSSVPRYYYDTTTKSCKEFKYTGCGGNANNFVTETDCYNVCRKAGTQKPRINKPANAFRRKMMSKLIRKPQMYNPKS from the exons ATGGCtgccggccgccgcctcccgctgcccgcgctgctgctgccgctggcCTGCGCGGCCCTGGCCCCGCGCACCCTCACAG AGAAGCAGCgcgcctgcctgctgccccgcGACGACGGCCCCTGCCGCGCCCTGGTGCCGCGCTGGTACTACGACAGGTACACGCAGAGCTGCCAGGAGTTCACCTACGGGGGCTGCCACGGCAACGCCAACAACTTCCTCACCCTCGACGACTGCGAGAAGAGCTGCTGGACCATCAAGA aAGTGCCCAAATTATGCCGGATGGAGGCTGTTGGAGGACCTTGCAGGAGTCATCTAAAAAGATACGCCTTTAACTTGAGCTCGATGAGATGTGAGGAGTTCATCTACGGCGGCTGTTATGGAAATGGCAACAACTTCAGAGATTTGCAGTCTTGTGTGGACCACTGTCTGCCAGAGAAAA ctgGTCCCTTGCTGTGCTATAGCCCAAAGGATGAAGGATTGTGTTCTTCTTCTGTACCTCGCTATTACTATGACACCACGACTAAATCATGTAAGGAGTTCAAATATACTGGCTGTGGTGGAAATGCCAATAACTTCGTTACTGAAACTGATTGCTACAACGTCTGCAGAaaag cAGGAACTCAGAAACCAAGAATCAACAAGCCAGCGAATGCGTTCCGCAGAAAAATGATGAGCAAACTGATTAGAAAACCTCAGATGTATAACCCGAAGTCTTAA
- the TFPI2 gene encoding tissue factor pathway inhibitor 2 isoform X2 yields the protein MAAGRRLPLPALLLPLACAALAPRTLTEKQRACLLPRDDGPCRALVPRWYYDRYTQSCQEFTYGGCHGNANNFLTLDDCEKSCWTIKKVPKLCRMEAVGGPCRSHLKRYAFNLSSMRCEEFIYGGCYGNGNNFRDLQSCVDHCLPEKTGPLLCYSPKDEGLCSSSVPRYYYDTTTKSCKEFKYTGCGGNANNFVTETDCYNVCRKGTQKPRINKPANAFRRKMMSKLIRKPQMYNPKS from the exons ATGGCtgccggccgccgcctcccgctgcccgcgctgctgctgccgctggcCTGCGCGGCCCTGGCCCCGCGCACCCTCACAG AGAAGCAGCgcgcctgcctgctgccccgcGACGACGGCCCCTGCCGCGCCCTGGTGCCGCGCTGGTACTACGACAGGTACACGCAGAGCTGCCAGGAGTTCACCTACGGGGGCTGCCACGGCAACGCCAACAACTTCCTCACCCTCGACGACTGCGAGAAGAGCTGCTGGACCATCAAGA aAGTGCCCAAATTATGCCGGATGGAGGCTGTTGGAGGACCTTGCAGGAGTCATCTAAAAAGATACGCCTTTAACTTGAGCTCGATGAGATGTGAGGAGTTCATCTACGGCGGCTGTTATGGAAATGGCAACAACTTCAGAGATTTGCAGTCTTGTGTGGACCACTGTCTGCCAGAGAAAA ctgGTCCCTTGCTGTGCTATAGCCCAAAGGATGAAGGATTGTGTTCTTCTTCTGTACCTCGCTATTACTATGACACCACGACTAAATCATGTAAGGAGTTCAAATATACTGGCTGTGGTGGAAATGCCAATAACTTCGTTACTGAAACTGATTGCTACAACGTCTGCAGAaaag GAACTCAGAAACCAAGAATCAACAAGCCAGCGAATGCGTTCCGCAGAAAAATGATGAGCAAACTGATTAGAAAACCTCAGATGTATAACCCGAAGTCTTAA